A stretch of DNA from Pseudonocardia hierapolitana:
GGGCGGTGCCGCCCTCACTCGGATCCACGACGCGTTCCGCCGCGAGCTCGCCCTGATCCGCGCCGAGGTCGCGGCCGCCGGCACGAGCGTGGGCGCGCAGCTGCGGGTCAACTGCCTGACGCTCTGCGCCGGTCTGCACAACCACCACGCCGGCGAGGACGGCGCGCTCTTCCCGCTGCTCGCCGCCCAGCGGCCCGACCTGGCAGCCACCCTCGAGCGGCTGCACGTCGAGCACGAGCGGATCGCCGCGCTCGTCGCTCAGCTGCAGGCGACCGTCGACGGGCCGGGGGACCCGCTGCTGCTGCGGCGCGAGGTCGACCGGCTCACCGACGAGCTCGAACGCCACCTCTCGTACGAGGAGGAGCAACTCGTCCCGGCGCTGGACGCGGCCCTAGGCTGATCTCGTGACGGGGGACGTGCTGATCCGCCAGCTGGAGTACCTCGTCGCGCTCGCCAAGGAACGGCACTTCGGCCGGGCCGCGGCGGCATGCCACGTCAGCCAGCCCGCGCTCTCCGCGGCGATCCGCAGGCTGGAGCACGAGCTGGACGTCCCGATCGTGCTGCGCGGGCAGCGCTTCGGCGGGTTCACGCCGGAGGGTCAGCGCGTCGTGGGCTGGGCACACCGGATCCTCGCCGAGCGCGACGGGCTGCGCACCGACGTGGACCGGATGCGGGGTGGGTTGAGCGCCACGCTGCGGATCGGTGCCATCCCCACGGCGGTGCCGGCGACGCCGCTGATCACGGCTCGGTTCGAGGCCGCGCATCCGCGGGCGCTCGTGCGGATCGAGGCCCTCTCGTCCCGGGAGATCGCGCGCCGGCTCGCCGACTTCGAGCTCGACGTGGGCGTCACCTACCTCGACGACGAGTCGGCCGCGTCGATGCGGGTGGCGCAGCTGTACCGGGAGCGCTTCCTGTTGCTGATGCCGGCCGACGACCCGCTGTCCCACGAACGGGTCGTGGGGTGGGCCGCGGCGGCGGAGCTGCCGCTCTGCGCCCTCACCCAGGACATGCGGAACCGGCGGATCCTCGACGCGGCGATGGCGACTGCAGGGGCCCGGTTGGCGCCGGTGATGGAGACCGACAACGTCGGTGCGCTGTACGCGCACATCGCGACCGGGGGCCTGTCGAGCATCGTGTCGCACGCGTGGGTGCACGCGTTCGGCGTGCCGGCGGGGAGCTGCGTCCGCCCGCTCGCCGACCCCAACCCGAACCCGCCCGTCGGGCTCGTCGCGCTGCCGCGGGAGCCGCCGTCGATCCTCGTGGACGCGGTGTGGACGGCGATGGAGGGCACCGATCTGTCCGCCGAGTTCGAACGCTCGCTCGCCGGAGTGCTCGAGGTCGAGCCGTAGATCTCGAACAGCCGTTCGGATCCTTCCACGGGGTTGTCCACAGGGTGTGGAGGGACGTGGGTGAGGATGGTCGTCATGACGAACGTTCGCTGGGGAGTGGTGGGTCCGGGCCGTATCGCGGCCAAGGTCGTGCGCGACTT
This window harbors:
- a CDS encoding LysR family transcriptional regulator; the protein is MTGDVLIRQLEYLVALAKERHFGRAAAACHVSQPALSAAIRRLEHELDVPIVLRGQRFGGFTPEGQRVVGWAHRILAERDGLRTDVDRMRGGLSATLRIGAIPTAVPATPLITARFEAAHPRALVRIEALSSREIARRLADFELDVGVTYLDDESAASMRVAQLYRERFLLLMPADDPLSHERVVGWAAAAELPLCALTQDMRNRRILDAAMATAGARLAPVMETDNVGALYAHIATGGLSSIVSHAWVHAFGVPAGSCVRPLADPNPNPPVGLVALPREPPSILVDAVWTAMEGTDLSAEFERSLAGVLEVEP